Within the Erigeron canadensis isolate Cc75 chromosome 6, C_canadensis_v1, whole genome shotgun sequence genome, the region TCACCAGTTTCAGgtctttcctacacatgtgtagatcggacttacccatgtgtaagtttataaactcacccatgtgtaagttatacttacccatgtgtaagttataaacATGTCAGTTCTGGTTAACAATTTTGAACTTCataagtaacttacccatgggcaggttTTACTTACGCATGGGTAGGTTATATAATTCACCAGTTTCAAgtctttcctacacatgtgtagatcGGACTTACCCACAACTTGCACATTGAAAACCTAAATTTAcattgaatttcattcaagtAACAAAAGTAAATCAAGTAGCTAGAGTAAATCATCCAATTACATTGCTCACACAAGTTCTTAAGCATGTGTAGgacattatttttgaacattcggaaaaaagaaagaaaaaattatcAATGAAttacatctttttatatatttatctatcttCTAATTCAAACATCCAATTGATTACTTCTTTTCAAGTTTTTCAAGAGCTTGAGCCACCGCCTCTGCTTTAGCTTTTTCTGCTTTCTTCTTTTCACAATTCCTTGCGTCGTGGTCACTTGTCAATGTCCCACACTTTCTGCACTTTCTTTTTGGCTTTAGATATTTTTCAGTCACCTTTTCGTTTAGAGACTTTAATCTGCTGTCTTTTCCGCATCCCTTGTATGGTAAAACAGGTGGATTTTGAACATCATTGTTACTTGGCTTGGTAACTCCTAAGAATCTCTCTATTGCCTCATAATGATCGTTTGATCTTGAGTTTGAATGTGCAGCCTCTATCTCATCTTTTAGCGCCCTGactttttcaacaaaatgagACAGCTTTTCCTCATCTTTCTGCAATATATCTACACAAACATCTACCATAAAATGCAACTCATTTCCCATCCTCTCACATTCTTCACTTGACCCACCTTCTCCAATATATCTTCGTGTTCTCATTCCTGGAGGTATCAAATCCTTTTTCCACCTTCTTAGGATGTATTTTTCTGGAATTTGTTGAACATGCAAGCTCTTGAACACACAAAATATGTGTCGGCATAAAAATCCATATCTCGTGAAAGTCATGCAGCGACAATCAGTGGTTCCATTTTGCTTGTTATGTGTCGCCTTAATGTCACACAAGAGAATAGGACCCGTTGTTACATCTAAAAAATTCTAATAAACTGTCTTACCCATGCGTAGCATATATTATCAGATGTACCTACCCATGTGTAAGTAAATGTGCTAAGTGAGTTTTTGAGTAGCATACCTggaaagtatattctttttccACAGTTTTGGTTGTGCTTCCCATCCCTGTTTCATTTTCGGTTTCATCTTCAGCTTCTTCTGGATCCACAGTTTTGATGTCTTCAACCACTTCAACATTCTTGTCTTTCTTTTTGCCAACCACCactttttgtatgtttttcttaacTTCCCTAATCTCTTTAACCACAATCACATCACATCCTTGCATCCCTGAGGTTACGGAATGCCGAGAACACCGCCAACTtcccaaatatatttctttttgcaCTAACAAGAAAATGGTACGCGTGTAAACATTGTAAGCGTGTTCTTCAATAAGAAGAGGGGTTTGAAGCGGTGGTCTCTTGTTATGCGTCTGGTGGTCGAGAACCTCTAGCCTACTCCCCTGCCTCTCCATGGCAGActcatatgacatcataaattgaATCAACATTGCTCCACCACTTGTGAAATTGCTGAAGAATGAGTTTTCGCTTTCCGATCTTGAGGTGGTTCTCATCAAACCCGACATTGGTAAGTCTGTGAAGTAAGCTGGTATCCATGTAGACCTGATATCatacatatgcatgaaccatggATGTTCTTCCAACTTGAATTCCTTCATTATCTCTTCCCATCTTTTCTCAAACGTCTTTGTACTCAATGATATGTTCCAAACTATGTCATTGAACTTCTTCTTGAA harbors:
- the LOC122604631 gene encoding protein FAR1-RELATED SEQUENCE 5-like, giving the protein MEEDSTMNDYEVNSTIHEEDSVFSNLFEAESSSVNKPCSSWYNSRMIETDKGEICWIPEVEEDVRLVKGQVFDTIDDCIEMYERYAYQAGFDTRLSTQKKTNSGVVRLKYILCNKEGKPQGVSIDTLNHENSGKRVRISSLQVTGCEAHVIFKLIEGRQSYILDEFEEKHNHQLNSVEHRHLSRRQRKLGISEMTFINKVSTSNIGATRAHHIYSNMLGSYKNTHGTVNDFKNYKNKINCFISSSDAQMLVNRMENRREHVPNFTFEYKVKDNSELECMFWADETAKANFKEFGDIISFDATYRTNRYNMMFVPFTGIDNHKKTVSIGAGMLRDETTDSYVWLLKAFLDTFGSQPKMVVTDQDAVGKRMFDNTDFKKKFNDIVWNISLSTKTFEKRWEEIMKEFKLEEHPWFMHMYDIRSTWIPAYFTDLPMSGLMRTTSRSESENSFFSNFTSGGAMLIQFMMSYESAMERQGSRLEVLDHQTHNKRPPLQTPLLIEEHAYNVYTRTIFLLVQKEIYLGSWRCSRHSVTSGMQGCDVIVVKEIREVKKNIQKVVVGKKKDKNVEVVEDIKTVDPEEAEDETENETGMGSTTKTVEKEYTFQSLHVQQIPEKYILRRWKKDLIPPGMRTRRYIGEGGSSEECERMGNELHFMVDVCVDILQKDEEKLSHFVEKVRALKDEIEAAHSNSRSNDHYEAIERFLGVTKPSNNDVQNPPVLPYKGCGKDSRLKSLNEKVTEKYLKPKRKCRKCGTLTSDHDARNCEKKKAEKAKAEAVAQALEKLEKK